From Endozoicomonas sp. 8E, the proteins below share one genomic window:
- the ftsW gene encoding putative lipid II flippase FtsW, with translation MTLHQKFLSEIRSPFTGRRGSVLDLPLLGAVLGLLVIGLIMVSSASMEVAGSLYSNPFYILIKQAFFVFVGLLLMGVILMVPVTTIEKYSWLSLFGGLGMLLAVLVVGREVNGSVRWIPLGFFNLQASEAAKLMIVVYLAAYLVRRLDEVRTRWTGFFKPMTILFVSSLLLLMEPDLGALVVLMGASMGMIFLAGARLWQFVILFLVLVGSIAALIVFEPYRMARLTSYMDPWANAFGSGYQLTQSLIAFGRGEWFGEGLGNSLQKLFYLPEAHTDFVFAVLAEEFGVLGAVSVLTLILFISWRALQIGYRAEAKKLLFHGYVAYGIGLLYGSQALINIAVNTGLLPTKGLALPLISYGGSSLLINCLAFGLLLRIDYERRLFNVKTDDKSRGLS, from the coding sequence ATGACTCTACACCAGAAGTTTCTCAGCGAAATAAGATCGCCTTTTACAGGTCGCCGCGGCAGTGTTCTTGACCTGCCGCTGCTGGGTGCTGTGCTGGGACTTCTTGTGATTGGTTTGATTATGGTCAGTTCCGCTTCCATGGAAGTGGCGGGCAGTCTTTACTCCAATCCGTTTTATATCCTCATCAAGCAGGCTTTTTTTGTTTTCGTCGGGCTGTTGCTGATGGGTGTCATTTTGATGGTTCCGGTAACAACTATTGAGAAGTACAGCTGGCTTTCACTTTTTGGTGGTCTGGGGATGCTGCTGGCTGTGCTGGTTGTGGGTCGGGAGGTCAATGGCAGTGTTCGCTGGATTCCTCTGGGCTTTTTCAATCTGCAGGCATCAGAAGCGGCCAAATTGATGATTGTCGTTTATCTTGCGGCTTACCTGGTGCGTCGGTTGGACGAAGTCAGAACCAGATGGACCGGCTTTTTCAAGCCTATGACTATTCTTTTTGTCTCATCTTTACTGTTGCTGATGGAGCCAGACCTTGGGGCGCTTGTGGTGTTGATGGGCGCTTCCATGGGAATGATTTTTCTGGCAGGCGCCAGACTCTGGCAGTTCGTTATTCTGTTCCTGGTGCTGGTCGGGTCTATTGCCGCCTTGATTGTTTTTGAACCTTATCGCATGGCACGTCTGACTTCTTATATGGACCCCTGGGCCAATGCCTTCGGTAGTGGCTATCAGTTGACTCAGTCCCTGATTGCTTTTGGGCGAGGTGAATGGTTTGGCGAGGGATTGGGTAACAGTCTGCAAAAGCTGTTCTATTTGCCGGAAGCTCATACAGATTTTGTCTTTGCCGTTCTGGCTGAAGAGTTTGGTGTCCTTGGGGCGGTCTCTGTCCTGACTCTGATTCTGTTTATTTCCTGGCGAGCGCTGCAAATCGGTTACCGGGCAGAAGCAAAAAAACTACTGTTTCATGGCTATGTTGCCTATGGAATCGGCTTGTTGTATGGCAGTCAGGCGTTGATCAATATTGCTGTAAATACCGGGTTGCTGCCCACAAAAGGTTTGGCGTTGCCCCTGATCAGTTATGGAGGCAGCAGCCTGTTGATAAACTGCCTGGCTTTTGGGTTGTTGCTGCGAATTGATTATGAACGACGGCTGTTTAATGTCAAAACAGATGATAAAAGCAGGGGATTGTCATGA
- the murG gene encoding undecaprenyldiphospho-muramoylpentapeptide beta-N-acetylglucosaminyltransferase: MSTSDKPTVLIMAGGTGGHIFPALATAGELEKRGYAIHWLGTANSMEAELVPRHGFEISYIPVTGLRGKGFSFLLKAPWKLAVSLFRALKVIRSCKPVCVLGMGGFVTGPGGVAARLSGIPLVVHEQNAIAGFTNKVLSRIARKVLMAFPGAFGPESGSGKFILTGNPVRADIANSDLPSQLDGRALRLLVVGGSSGAAAINELVPKVLTRFKGRFEVWHQTGKNNLDATRELYRALGVEGRVEPFIDDMAGAYEWADLVVCRSGALTVSELAMARRAALLVPYPHAVDDHQTVNGQYLVNQGAAMMMQQKELNETCLINMLENFVGNPEQLVTMARAAGDVARPMAAEEVADHCLEVAHVR, encoded by the coding sequence ATGAGTACTTCTGACAAACCTACCGTTTTAATAATGGCAGGTGGTACTGGCGGGCATATTTTCCCTGCGCTGGCCACTGCCGGAGAACTTGAGAAGCGTGGCTACGCTATTCACTGGTTGGGTACGGCTAACAGTATGGAAGCTGAACTGGTGCCGCGCCATGGATTTGAAATCAGCTATATCCCGGTCACCGGACTGAGGGGTAAAGGCTTCAGCTTTTTACTGAAAGCACCCTGGAAGCTCGCTGTTTCACTGTTTCGTGCCTTGAAAGTGATTCGAAGCTGCAAGCCTGTTTGTGTTCTGGGAATGGGTGGTTTTGTCACAGGGCCGGGTGGGGTGGCCGCGCGTTTGTCAGGTATTCCTCTGGTGGTTCACGAGCAGAATGCGATTGCAGGCTTCACGAACAAGGTTTTGTCAAGAATTGCCCGTAAAGTATTGATGGCTTTTCCCGGTGCTTTTGGCCCAGAGAGTGGCTCTGGTAAATTTATTCTGACCGGTAATCCGGTAAGAGCGGATATTGCTAATTCGGATTTACCTTCTCAACTGGATGGCAGGGCTTTAAGACTGTTGGTAGTTGGTGGCAGTAGTGGCGCTGCAGCCATCAACGAGCTGGTTCCAAAAGTACTCACCCGGTTTAAAGGTCGCTTCGAGGTTTGGCATCAGACTGGCAAGAATAATCTGGATGCTACCCGTGAGTTATATCGTGCTCTGGGTGTGGAGGGGCGCGTAGAACCCTTTATCGATGATATGGCCGGTGCCTATGAGTGGGCAGATCTGGTGGTTTGTCGCTCTGGAGCCCTCACCGTCTCAGAGCTGGCGATGGCCCGAAGGGCGGCCCTGCTGGTACCTTATCCCCATGCTGTTGATGATCATCAAACCGTCAATGGTCAGTACCTGGTTAATCAGGGGGCCGCCATGATGATGCAGCAGAAAGAACTGAACGAAACCTGTCTGATTAATATGTTAGAGAATTTTGTGGGCAATCCTGAACAGCTGGTGACTATGGCCAGGGCTGCAGGCGATGTCGCCAGGCCCATGGCGGCTGAGGAAGTAGCTGATCATTGTCTGGAGGTGGCTCATGTCCGCTAA
- a CDS encoding D-alanine--D-alanine ligase translates to MYSQEQGQVAIDADSDELKRVFGKVAVLLGGCSAEREVSLASGKRIFEALKTSGIDCCLIDPIEGLVSQLVEQKPDRVFIALHGPRGEDGTVQGLLDQMDIPYAGSDIMSSALAMDKYRSKLLWQAVGLPTPDFMLIEQAENLDCCAEILPAFVKPSLEGSSVGITRVDREQGLLPAWEQASKYGGSVLVEQFIDGPEYTIAILNGQPLPAIRIESAESFYDYDAKYVSGNTQYHLPSGLSESKEQELQALALTAFETLGCSGWGRVDFMQDERGRFWLLEANTVPGMTETSLVPMAGKSVGLSFEALVLEILKSSLLPARQKGAGIKGSKELVETESEVT, encoded by the coding sequence ATGTATAGCCAGGAACAGGGGCAAGTTGCCATTGATGCAGACAGTGATGAGCTAAAAAGAGTATTCGGTAAAGTAGCGGTATTACTGGGTGGTTGTTCGGCTGAGCGGGAAGTGAGTCTTGCATCCGGTAAACGAATCTTTGAAGCCCTGAAAACCAGTGGCATAGATTGTTGCCTTATTGATCCAATCGAGGGGTTGGTCAGTCAGCTGGTCGAGCAGAAGCCAGATCGCGTTTTTATTGCATTGCACGGTCCCCGCGGGGAGGATGGTACGGTGCAGGGACTGCTTGATCAAATGGATATTCCTTATGCGGGCAGTGACATTATGTCTTCAGCATTGGCCATGGACAAATACAGAAGCAAACTGCTCTGGCAGGCGGTTGGTTTACCCACCCCGGACTTTATGCTGATTGAGCAGGCTGAAAACCTTGATTGCTGTGCAGAGATATTACCGGCTTTCGTAAAGCCCAGTCTGGAAGGCTCCAGCGTAGGAATCACCAGGGTTGATCGGGAGCAGGGTCTGCTGCCAGCCTGGGAGCAGGCTTCAAAATACGGTGGTTCTGTGCTGGTGGAACAGTTCATTGATGGCCCTGAATATACGATTGCGATTCTCAACGGTCAGCCCTTGCCTGCTATTCGAATCGAGTCGGCAGAGTCTTTTTATGACTATGACGCTAAATATGTCTCAGGAAATACTCAGTACCACTTACCCAGTGGTCTGTCTGAAAGCAAGGAGCAAGAACTTCAGGCTCTGGCACTGACCGCTTTCGAAACACTGGGCTGCTCTGGCTGGGGTCGAGTCGACTTTATGCAGGACGAAAGAGGACGCTTTTGGCTACTTGAGGCAAATACTGTACCCGGTATGACTGAAACGAGTCTTGTTCCTATGGCTGGAAAGTCAGTGGGTTTGAGTTTCGAAGCATTGGTTCTGGAGATTCTGAAGTCGTCCCTGTTACCGGCTCGCCAGAAAGGGGCTGGAATAAAGGGAAGCAAAGAGCTTGTTGAAACTGAATCAGAAGTCACCTGA
- the murC gene encoding UDP-N-acetylmuramate--L-alanine ligase, producing MSANKPIFPVAPIPEMRRIKNIHFVGIGGSGMCGIAEVLKNQGYQISGSDIRRSPVTQRLEDQGIKVFIGHEAANVEGADVVVTSTAVALENPEVVTAREKRVPVVPRAEMLAELMRYRHGIAVAGTHGKTTTTSLLASVLGYGGLDPTFVIGGRLNSAGTNAKLGGSRYLVAEADESDASFLHLQPMVSIVTNIDADHMATYEGSFDKLKKTFVSFIHNLPFYGLAVVCTDCPVVKELLPLIKRQVITYGESEGADFRAVNIQQKGMKTSFELERKSKDNKKVKVELNIPGRHNVLNALATFIVASDEGMPDDVICEGLRQFQGVGRRFQVQGHFQTDSAQMMLVDDYGHHPTEVAATIKAIRAGWPDKRLVMVYQPHRYSRTRDLYEDFVEVLSQVDVLLLMEVYPAGEEPIPGADTRSLCRSIRQRGQLEPVFISSPDEVSTVLQAVVEDNDLVLTQGAGDIGALAVRLTTELGEKLEDIIQDGRVA from the coding sequence ATGTCCGCTAATAAGCCTATTTTTCCTGTGGCTCCTATACCTGAAATGCGTCGTATAAAAAATATTCATTTTGTTGGCATAGGTGGTTCGGGCATGTGCGGTATCGCAGAAGTGCTTAAGAACCAGGGGTATCAGATCTCGGGATCAGATATTCGACGCTCACCGGTAACCCAACGTTTGGAAGATCAGGGAATTAAAGTCTTTATTGGTCATGAAGCTGCCAATGTTGAAGGGGCGGATGTAGTGGTCACTTCCACAGCAGTCGCTTTGGAAAATCCGGAAGTGGTTACGGCAAGAGAGAAACGTGTACCAGTAGTTCCCAGAGCTGAGATGCTGGCCGAACTGATGCGCTACCGTCATGGTATCGCAGTGGCAGGTACCCATGGCAAGACAACCACGACCAGTCTGTTGGCCTCGGTGTTAGGGTATGGTGGTCTGGATCCTACTTTTGTGATTGGCGGTCGTCTGAATTCTGCCGGTACCAATGCCAAGCTTGGAGGCAGTCGATACCTCGTGGCAGAAGCGGATGAGTCAGACGCATCTTTCCTGCATCTGCAGCCGATGGTTTCTATTGTCACCAACATTGATGCAGATCATATGGCTACCTATGAAGGAAGCTTTGACAAGTTAAAGAAAACCTTTGTCAGTTTTATTCACAACCTGCCATTTTATGGCTTGGCTGTGGTCTGTACAGACTGCCCTGTGGTAAAAGAACTGTTACCATTAATTAAACGACAAGTTATTACTTATGGTGAGAGTGAGGGGGCCGATTTCCGGGCTGTTAATATTCAGCAAAAGGGTATGAAAACCTCTTTTGAGCTGGAGCGGAAATCTAAAGATAATAAAAAGGTAAAAGTTGAGCTGAATATTCCTGGTCGTCACAATGTTCTCAATGCGCTTGCCACCTTCATAGTTGCATCGGATGAAGGAATGCCTGATGACGTAATCTGTGAAGGACTCAGGCAGTTCCAGGGGGTTGGCAGACGATTCCAGGTGCAGGGGCACTTTCAGACTGACTCAGCCCAGATGATGCTCGTTGATGATTATGGGCACCACCCGACTGAGGTGGCGGCAACGATCAAGGCTATCCGCGCTGGATGGCCAGACAAGCGGCTGGTTATGGTTTATCAGCCACACCGCTATTCGAGAACCAGAGATCTTTACGAAGATTTCGTTGAGGTGCTGTCCCAGGTTGATGTCTTGCTTTTGATGGAAGTCTATCCGGCAGGAGAAGAACCGATTCCGGGTGCAGATACACGAAGCCTCTGTCGAAGTATTCGTCAAAGAGGCCAGCTGGAGCCTGTTTTTATTTCCAGTCCTGATGAAGTTAGTACTGTTTTGCAAGCTGTTGTTGAAGACAATGACCTGGTTTTGACCCAGGGGGCCGGAGACATCGGTGCTTTGGCTGTGAGGCTGACGACAGAGCTGGGTGAAAAACTTGAAGATATAATTCAGGACGGAAGGGTAGCTTAG